The Manihot esculenta cultivar AM560-2 chromosome 11, M.esculenta_v8, whole genome shotgun sequence genome includes a region encoding these proteins:
- the LOC110625955 gene encoding premnaspirodiene oxygenase, whose product MMTLSFSPSKLGAPTFVSVPIRAPSALPLKVYCQKTEAETTTKKLPPGPPKLPFIGNLHNLIGGLPHRTLTDLAKEHGPLMHLQLGEVPAVVVSSAKMAQEVMKTHDHVFAQRPELIASKILSYNSTDLVFAKGEYWKQMRKICLTELLGVKKVKSFAPIREDEVSNLLESIKLARGSPVNLTEKIFWMTSVIACRAAFGNKWEDQNDVITIARESLTLSGGFDLADLYPKRNFLHVITNMKPKLEKMRDKLDKVLDRIVNEHKEKLETRSDGPADDEVLVDVLLRLQGSGRLETPITTDNVKAIIWDMFVAGTDTSSNTTEWALSEMIRNPRVLKKAQAEIRQALKGKETVNEEDIQGLQYLKLVIKEALRIHPPVPLCLPRESKESCEIDGYEIPEKTKVIVNAWAIGRDPSYWKDPEKFIPERFSENSIDYKGTNFNYIPFGAGRRICPGMTFGLANVELPLAKLIYHFDWELPNGMRPEDLDMSEYFGATVGRKNNLDLIATPYVPSSSSHVDSINRVEAMEVLN is encoded by the exons ATGATGACACTCTCTTTCTCCCCTTCAAAGTTGGGAGCTCCAACTTTTGTGTCTGTCCCCATTAGAGCTCCTTCTGCCCTTCCTCTAAAAGTATATTGCCAGAAAACTGAAGCAGAAACCACCACCAAGAAATTGCCTCCAGGGCCACCAAAATTGCCTTTTATAGGAAACCTTCACAATTTGATAGGCGGACTTCCCCACCGTACTCTTACAGATCTAGCAAAAGAGCATGGCCCACTCATGCATCTTCAGCTTGGTGAAGTTCCAGCTGTTGTCGTTTCATCAGCTAAGATGGCTCAGGAGGTGATGAAGACACATGATCATGTGTTTGCTCAGAGGCCTGAACTTATTGCTTCCAAGATTTTGTCATATAATAGCACTGATCTTGTCTTCGCTAAAGGAGAATACTGGAAGCAAATGAGAAAGATTTGTTTAACTGAACTTTTGGGTGTGAAGAAGGTCAAGTCTTTTGCTCCTATTCGTGAAGATGAAGTTTCAAATCTCCTGGAATCCATCAAGTTGGCTAGAGGGTCTCCTGTCAATTTGACAGAGAAGATTTTCTGGATGACAAGTGTCATAGCTTGCAGAGCAGCTTTTGGCAATAAATGGGAAGATCAAAATGATGTTATAACAATAGCTAGAGAAAGTTTAACTCTATCAGGAGGTTTTGACTTGGCTGATTTATACCCTAAAAGGAATTTTCTTCATGTGATCACCAACATGAAGCCCAAGTTGGAAAAAATGCGTGACAAACTGGACAAGGTCTTGGATAGAATCGTAAACGAACATAAGGAGAAATTGGAAACTCGCTCAGATGGACCTGCAGACGATGAAGTTTTAGTTGATGTTCTTCTCAGGCTTCAGGGAAGTGGCAGGCTTGAGACTCCTATCACCACTGACAACGTTAAAGCTATTATTTGG GATATGTTCGTTGCTGGAACTGATACTTCATCGAATACAACAGAATGGGCTCTATCAGAAATGATTAGGAACCCAAGAGTCCTGAAGAAAGCACAAGCTGAGATAAGACAAGCCCTTAAAGGAAAGGAAACAGTTAACGAAGAAGATATTCAAGGGCTACAGTACTTAAAGTTGGTGATCAAAGAAGCTCTGAGGATTCACCCACCAGTACCCTTGTGTCTTCCAAGAGAAAGCAAAGAAAGCTGCGAGATAGATGGCTATGAAATCCCTGAAAAAACCAAAGTCATCGTCAACGCCTGGGCAATAGGAAGAGATCCTTCGTACTGGAAAGATCCAGAGAAATTTATACCAGAAAGGTTCAGTGAAAACTCCATTGATTATAAAGGAACTAACTTCAACTACATCCCATTTGGAGCTGGAAGAAGAATCTGCCCAGGTATGACTTTTGGGCTAGCTAACGTTGAGCTTCCTCTTGCTAAATTGATTTATCATTTTGATTGGGAATTGCCCAACGGGATGAGACCAGAGGATTTAGACATGTCAGAATACTTTGGGGCAACTGTCGGAAGAAAGAACAACTTGGATTTGATTGCTACTCCTTACGTACCATCGTCATCTTCACATGTGGACTCAATCAATCGCGTCGAGGCAATGGAAGTTCTCAACTAG